The DNA sequence TTTTCAGATGTGTGCGCACATGTGACTTGGACTCCTTCACTGTTATTCTGCAGGCTACAATGTGTTCTTCAGAGTCAATTCAACTTTCTGGCCAGAGAGATTACTCCACCCCAGACTAAACCCATGGCCCTATATGTGGTTTGCCTTCTTGAAGCTCTGACAATAGACTGATACAGTACATTTTTCCTTGCAGCTTTTGACATGGTCTATGATCCGATGATAGCCCTGGAAACACTGATATCATTGGGTTTTGAACGAGTGTTGACTAGTGGCTGTGACAGCTCTGCTTTGGAGGGACTGCCCTTGATAAAACGGTTAACAGATCAGGTGAGAGATCATCTCTCCCTACTTTGTAATGGCTGATGCTTTTGCCTGGCTTTTTTGAAGATTGCTAACTAAAAGAACATGCTATGCATAATGGGAGCCAGAAAAAGCAGCTAGCTCTCAGCTGTCATCTTCAAGATGGTGAAGGTATCTTACCAATGAATGGTGCAGTCTGGCTTTCCAGTTGGATATACAGAACATGTTCATTGCGCTATCTGATATCATACCTcgtttttgtattgtatttatccCTAAAGGATGTGGTAACAAAATACCTCTGTTCTTCTCAACAAGATACAGAATACATGTATTGTAAATATGTATATCATGTTTTCAGTATAATGTAATAGAGTCGAAAAGGTTAATATAGAGGGCatgaaattacagtagaatctcacttatccaacataaacaggccggcagaattttggataaacaaaaatgttgaataataaggagggattaagaaaaagcctattaaatgtcaaactacattatgattttacaaattaagtaccaaaacatgttttgcaacaaattaacagacaaagtagttcaaaacacgataacattatgtagtaattactgtatttacaaatttagcaccaaaacattgcaatgtattgaaaacattgactacaaaaacactgactaccaaAAGGCATACtgggttggataatacagaacgttggataagcgagatacTATTGTCCTTAAATTTTTTCACCTCTCTGTCTCATGTTGGTGAATGTGAAGTCGTTGAACTACTAGAGACAGTGGTAATTAACTTTGTGGGAGGCTGTTTACTTTATTGTAGAAATACATAAAGCCCCAGTATGGGATTAATGTAGAGCAAGCCTCTAGGAAAGAGCATTTAAGAACTGAAAATTAAATTCTACAGATAATAAATACTGCATCTTTCTAAATAAGATGGCTGTCCCATCCATGTGTTATGTTTTTTCTTAGAAGAAAAACTACtaaccttcttttctcttccttttcaggCTAAGGGCAGGATTGTTGTAATGCCAGGTAAGATTCTGTTGCGAGTACCACTAGCTGGTGTAGGTCAGGCACCCTCACTATATTACTAGGCACCCCAATTTTCCCAGGTGATAAGAACCTCTGAGATTGTGATACAGAGTTTAATTTCCTTTTGAGGACACTGGAAATTTAACAGTATCTTTGTAGTATATGTTTGATTGCTAACTAGAGTTTAGTGGTATTAAATAAATTTCTGTAGTAGGCAACAACAGCTGGAATTACCTCAGAATCTTACAGAATAGTGCGAACGCTCAGCCTGCTTCTAGTTCAACTGTTGCTTCAGCTAAATCTACACTTACCCATAACTCAAAGTTGATCCAGTGTGCTCAATGCCATATTGGCTCTGGATATAGTTCACACAGGGATTCTCCCAGCCGCTGCAGAGATGGTCACTCTAACTGTTCTGTTCACACACCCCTTGTGGTGGTTTCAGTTGTGACACAAGTCCCACCTGTCTGCTGTCATATCAGCCAGGGCACCAGGCATCAGGTGAGGGGAAAGATGAGGGACCTCTCTTCCAAGTGCACCACAGCTGACATTGTGGCATGCAAGGGAAGACTAGGGCCCATGTCAAGGCCGGATATTACTGTGACATTGAGGATTGAGGAAAAGGGACTGCCATCCCTGTCTGTTTTGTAACTGACCCAACTATTCCTCATGGGGCAAGGCTGTGTTGAGGCCCTGCATTACTCTGGATCAGACCCCTGTAGCATTAGGCTGCTGATCTGCCCCTACATCAACCTGCCTATAACCACCTATAACAACTATCACATGAGCCATTTTTTTTGCTGAAAATGCTCTTCACAATAATAAGAGCTCCCCCCAGCATTTCATGTTAGTATTCAGTTTTGTTTTGGGGCGGGGGGGAGGTTATTTGGGGAATTGGCGTGGAAATAATATAAAAGGAAATTACTACTCCAAATGGAGTGTTCAGCTGTGGGCTTTTGCCTTGAAGGAGAATCAGGTGGTTTGGGGACCTGCAGAATAGTAGTTGGGGGTAACATTTAGTCCACAGGCTATAGTTTCCACACCCCAGGCTCAGAGCAAATAATTTCCTCTTTCCTGTAATATCTTCAGAGATCTGGctattgtttgtttctttaattattgttttattcCACATTTATGGTTGAGCAATGAATATTCTCTCCACCAGGTGGAGGCATAACTGAGAGAAATCTGCAGAGAATCCTAGAAGGCTCTGGTGCTTCAGAGTTTCACTGCTCAGCACGCTCTGCTAAGGACTCAAACATGAAGTTCAGGTAAATTATTAAGATTCTCCTCTGACTGGCTAAGAAGCCCAAGCCTTTTCCATACCTCTCAGTGCAATTCGACTGTTCAGAATGGTTAACCAGTAAATAACGTTAGGAATATTGGAACCTGAGAGCCATTTCTAGCTGGAACCAAAGCCTGGTGCATCAGGGATGACAGCCTGCCTGTGGCTCCTAGTTTAGATGATTAGAGTGAAATAGCATTCAAGTGGCAGCATTTGACATCTCTGATGCTTCAGTACAACCAAAATTAAAGtttgatttttgtatttttttccaaatatttttgagttatggttgaatctgtggatgtacAATTTCCccgtccacagattcaaccataactcaaaagcatttggaaaaaaaatacaaaagcaaactttaattttgccatgcactgagcacaCTGCTGTAGCTCTCTCTAATTCACATATCCTCAGGTTTTCTTTGGCATTTGTTTACgttgtttgccattgtatatggATGCCATTTTTtctatgtcattttatataatgcGATTTTAGCATCCACAGACTTAGATACTCATGGAGGGTTCTGGAAacaaaactccagcagatactaaGGTCTCACTGTAGTTGTAATAACATAGTTTGTACTGGTACATTTTGTATATTGTCAAAAATATGATGTTGTAGGTCTTGGGATGAGCGTGTCTACAGTCTATATCTGTACTCTAGAGCAAGATTACACATTGTGGCATTTGGAGTTGGGGCCCACTACCCCACCTCCTTGAGAttggggcggggcgggggggggggggagagagaaaattgTGTTTATGGGAAACAGGTTTTCTCCCAAACACAAAACATCACAGAAAAGGCAGTGGTAATCAAAATGTCAatgtttgttgttttgcccgcaTGGGTCAAGAGgactttgaaattattttttgccCCTCCTTGCGTTCCCTCTCTTATTCTAGACAGTAACTAGTGACTTGCTGATTTACTTTTAGAAACCCCAGTGTTACTATGGGTGCCTACCTCTCTACACCTGAATATTCCATCAAGGTGGCAGATGTGGCTAAAGTGAGAACCCTGAATGCAATTGCAAAGAATATCCTGTAGAAGAAGATCCTGTGGAAGAGAAAGACCTGACGCACTTTGACCTGCTCAGTTATTAGGCACAGACATTTCAACAGCTTCCTTGGCACTACATAATGGATGTGGGGTCAATCATATGAAGGAGCCTGTGGTTGTTTTTATTCCTATTCCCACTTCGTAGTCTTACTCCACAGAGTCTCTTCCTTACCTATTTTAATGCCATTTGTGTCTGGGGAATAAACTGTGTAGGTGGGTGGGGGCTTAGCTAAAGGAGCCCTTGATCTTGGGCAACACTCCCTGTGACTATCACTTCTCCAATAAACCCTGATGCTGCTCCATGTCACTGTGGCTTTTCTTCACAGAGAGGCTATGGCAAGAGGGTTGATCTTATCTGCAAAGAATTGGGCCAGGGTGGTGCCCCGCTTGGGGAGGGTTTTAGGTACGTGTTTTTTCCAGGTGAGTAGCAGGGATGAGGATGGACAACTATTCCCAGTATCTCCCACACAAGCTGAGAGATAGATGATAAAATAAGATATAtagaaaagatagatagatagataggataccgtgtttccccgaaaatagaaCATCCCCataaataaaacctagtagagattttggtgactggccaaatataagacatccctgaaagtaAGAACTAGCAGGGAGGAGCTGCCACCGAGGAAGGAGCCTTTTCCTTTCGCTTACACCCTCTAGCCTGGGCTCAAAGGCAGAGAAAGACCAGACTATCTggccccttcccttcctccctggcTCCCCAGGAGGCCCAGCCTCGCACACTCAACTCGCCCTTGCGGGATTTCTCCCAAGTCTTTATCCACTCGGCAGGGAGCACGTCCCCGTTGCCACTGCCATCTTCCCCGTCTGGTGCTGGAAGCATCTGGATGTACAAGCGGCAGGCAGGCAGCAAGCAACCCACCGTGCCTTCCTCAACGACGCCGCCTCTGTCGAGGAAGGCATGGAGGGccccttcttgcttgcttgcctgtcTACCTGCTATTTGTACATCCAGACACTTCCATTGCCAGACAGGGAAGATGGCAGCAGCAATGGGGATGTGCTCCCTGCTGAGTGAATAAAGACTTGGGAGAAATCCCGCAAGGGCGAGTTGAGTATGCGGGGCTGGGCCTCCCGGGGagccggggagggagggaaggggctggtagcctgctaggaattgtgagagttgaagtccaaaacacctggagggccgaagttggcccaggcctggtttagactcatatcatccacttcaaagcagatatctgcttcaaaacagataatctggattcagaaacctgttttctatgacagtttagactcaCATCACCCgcctcaaaacagataatctggattcagaaacctctTTTgtatgacagtttagactcatatcatccactttAAAGCGAATATCATTCTccgcttcaaagcagataatctggattcagaaacctggtTTCTGTGACAGTTTAGGCTCATATCacccacttcaaaacagataatctggattcagaaacctgggttctatgacagtttagactcatccacttcaaagcagatatatggttatgatgttttgtgatgacaactctgtacagtatatattaaatgttctctctttttttgttcaacaataaatgtgatttcttcttcatgaaaaaataagatttcctgaaaataagacctcgtacatctttgggagcaaaaattaatataagacactgtcttattttcggggaaacagggtagatgctATTCTGGAAGTTTTAATCCCCAAAAGTAACTTCCTGTGCTCTCTTTCTAATTAGCATCTAGTTGAACTGTAATGGAGCACTTTGACTCTTTAAAGCATTGCGGTCAAGCTGAACATTGCTCAAAGAATCCTACAATACATAGATCTAATCTTGACAAGGACATAACATGGGAGAACAGTACAACACTATGTGACTGTGGAATTGGATAATTTAGGGACTTCAGAATTATCAGGTATTAAGTTGTATGATAACAGTAAGAAAAATACAGGGGAGATTGCCCTGAAAGCATTTTTCCTCTACTTCTGTTTTGTAAAAATGTCatacttttttctttattttaaatcacCCGATAATTGTAGTTCTCTTGgtaatatacaaataaaataatgaaaacaaaggaaaaatgaGGCATAGCAGATAAAACAACATGAGATAAAATTTACAGCAAATGATAAAAGCAGTGCAAAGGTCTAAAAGCACtaaaacgtcccctgggcaacatccttgcagacggccaattctctcactccagcaactccggttgctcctgacacgaaaaaaaaaaaaaaagcactaaAACAATTTTCTAAAATGCCCCTGGAAATAAAAAGATCTTCACCTGGAGCTAAAAAGACAAGCACGAGGTGAGTCTCTCTGAGCAGGATGTCCCACAGTTGGAAAGCCATGACTGAAAAATACCTGTCTGTTGTAGTCATTCACCTTTCTTTGTTTGCCTGAGAGCCATGGGACAGGTCCTCAGATATAGGGTGTTTATCTGGAGATACAAAGGGAGACCATCTTGTCACATGATTTATACTTAAATTGTGTAAAGCTTcagaaaacaaattaacaagCACTTTGAACTGGAATCAATTTGCTTACAGGTAAAGTACTAGCATAATACATAGCACCAGATAATAACACATGACAATCAAGGGGCAGGTCTCCAGTTGTGTTAATATTTTGCAAGAATAACATtgtgaagagaaaaggaaggccaGAGAAGTGCAATAAACCTTTGTGCTTTTGGTCTGAAGTTGTTGAGACTCATGGGAAGGCTAGATTGTATGATAATCAGTGGTGATGATAGTATGGTGTTAGTGAAGTGGCAAACATactcaaagttttaatccaaactttagaGAATCCGTCTAAAGACTTTAGAAAGCCTtgttaaagtttggactaaaggaCAAAGCAGACCTATTTCTCCAATAGCATGGATCCCATCAGTCACATTGGTCTGCAGTCTTAATCTTTATACTATaagactggttctcaacctgaggtccccatatgtttttggcctacaactcccagaaataccagacaatttaccagttgttaggatttctgggagttgaaggccaaaaacatatggggacttcaggttgagaaccactgctataatagATAAAGAATAGTTTTGCCGGATGAGAATTAAAACCAATGTGGTCTATTTTGTTCATACAGTGGTCAACCACATGTTTAAAGGCAGCTTTCAAGCATTTCTGCCATTCATTTAGTACCGTGGTGGTACCTATGGCAAGCATGTCAGAAGAGGCACACGTGCAGTCACCCACCCCACCCTTGCTCGCAGGTTCGCTTGCTAAACGCTCACTTGCTACATGCCCCCCTTGCCTTACAGCTGGTTTTTTATTGCAGTTTGGGCACTCGGTCTATAAAAGGTTTGCCACCATTGATTTAGTAGATCTCTTGAAAAATCAGTTCTGCTATGGGAGGGGAAGACCCAACATTCACACAGCCGTTTAAAGGAACTCTTGTGTCATGGAAAAGTCAAATGCATGTTCTTTGTTTCACTGCAAGACTTGAACTCTCCTGATCCTGTTTTTGTCCCTCCTGGGGTTGTGTGATTTGATTTCATTTGTAATGCTGCCCTACGGTATAGGAACATTTTTACAAGATGCAATATTTCATTTACTATCTAATAATTAACCAAATAGATTTAAATTGGCTGTCCTATGGACATTGGACCCTTTTGTCAAGAATGAATCAGAGCTTGTTGTGGATTTTCTGATTGTATAAAGCATGAGACAGCAGAATATCTCTTGGATACTTTTAGTGTGATTCGGAGCAGTCTGTgtgggaggagggaagaaaaTGTGGATAATGCTACAGGCGTGATTGCTGTTGTTAACAGTCGGGGATAGCTGAAGATTTTGGTCCTGTATCTTGTGAAGTATCTACTGGTCAGTCTTGGAATTAACATTTCGCAATCCACTCTTTCACAATTGAGACATGAGTTCTAGAGTTCAGAAACTTAGCAGAAAAAGGTTAACATATGTGCCAAGATCCTATGGTTTTGCTCACTGGGCATAATTCTGCATACATATCATTCGATGTCTGTTCTTTCTTCTAATTTTATGTCAATTTTAAACTGACATTTATATTACGTTACATTGCTACAACAAGCCTGCGTGGTAGAGTGGTGCGATCACTGGACTACAGCTCAACAGCAGGAATAATGTGACTGCCATAAAAACCTTAATGCAATGAAGATGATAAATTTCATCCATGCTTTTACCTCATCCCTGTCCATATTTTGAGCTTTGGGGAGAAGGAAGCAATGGCAAAAATTCTGAAAACCCAATTTATCAACCACCTCACTCCACAAGTTTCTCTTGCTTTatctttttcatttcattttcttaaATTCTCCCATTGTTTGGATTGCTTTTTCTCATCTGAATGTCAATTAAAgtaatacatacatattttaagaGCTTCACAATTCAGTTTCCTGGGACAGATGTTTTACTGCAGAGTTCTGTGCATTTAGAAAAACGTTTGATGCTTAAATTCACATCGAGACTGGCAAGTATAGTTTCTTAAATTAACAACAATTTCAATCTCCATTGAGACAGcgtgggaatattttcaagtacTGCTTCATTTAAATCCCCTTTAATTGCTTTCTGAGAGAAAAATGCTGCCTTGAAGAAAAAtacttaaataaaaataaagaaaaatactgtaaataaataaattatatcccAGATTTCCTCCACTGAGTTCAAGGTGGCCTATGCGGCTGTCTTTTACATCTTATTGTCACAGTATTCTAGAGAGCCAATTAAACTGAGAAATAGTGAGTGGCTCCTGGTCCCCTATTGTGTTTCATAGCTACATAGCTTCT is a window from the Anolis carolinensis isolate JA03-04 chromosome 3, rAnoCar3.1.pri, whole genome shotgun sequence genome containing:
- the cutc gene encoding copper homeostasis protein cutC homolog, which translates into the protein MANGFLMEICVDSVESAVNAERGGAGRLELCANLMEGGTTPSIGFLQVVKQCIRVPVFVIIRPRGGDFLYSDREVEVMKADIRLAKQHGADGLVFGALTEDGRVDTELCTALLAASRPLPVTFHRAFDMVYDPMIALETLISLGFERVLTSGCDSSALEGLPLIKRLTDQAKGRIVVMPGGGITERNLQRILEGSGASEFHCSARSAKDSNMKFRNPSVTMGAYLSTPEYSIKVADVAKVRTLNAIAKNIL